The DNA segment CGGCTGACTACCGCGTAATGAGCACCGTTGCCAAGATCGGTCTGCCGGAAGTCAAGCTGGGCATCTACCCAGGCTTCGGCGGCACCGTGCGTCTGCCGCGCCTGATCGGCACCGACAACGCCATCGAGTGGATTGCTTCCGGTAAGGAAAACAAGGCTGAGGACGCCCTGAAAGTGGGCGCCGTCGACGCTGTTGTCGCCCCCGAGTTGCTGCAGGCCGGTGCTCTGGACCTGGTCAAGCGCGCCATCGCCGGCGAGCTGGACTTCAAGGCCAAGCGTCAGCCCAAGCTGGAAAAGCTCAAGCTCAATGCCATCGAGCAGATGATGGCCTTCGAAACCGCCAAGGGCTTCGTTGCCGGTCAGGCCGGCCCGAACTACCCGGCCCCGGTAGAAGCCATCAAGACCATCCAGAAAGCGGCCAACTTTGGTCGTGACAAGGCGCTGGAAGTCGAGGCTGCCGGTTTCGTGAAACTGGCCAAGACCTCGGTCGCCGCCAGCCTGATCGGTCTGTTCCTGAATGACCAGGAACTGAAAAAGAAAGCCAAGCATCACGACGAAATCGCTCGTGACGTGAAACTGGCTGCCGTACTCGGCGCCGGCATCATGGGTGGCGGTATTGCCTACCAGTCTGCCTCCAGGGGCACTCCGATCCTGATGAAGGATATCCGCGAAGAGGGTATCCAGATGGGCCTGAAGGAAGCTTCCAAGCTGCTAGGCAAGCGTGTCGAGAAAGGCCGCATGAAGCCCGAGAAGATGGCTGAAGCCCTGAACGCGATTCGTCCGACCATGTCCTACGGTGATTTCGGCCATGTCGACATCGTGGTTGAAGCGGTCGTCGAGAACCCGAAGGTCAAGCACGCTGTTCTGGCTGAGGTGGAAGGCTTCGTTCGCGAAGACGCCATCATCGCTTCCAACACGTCCACCATCTCCATCAGCTACCTGGCTCAGGCCCTGAAGCGTCCGGAGAACTTCGTCGGCATGCACTTCTTCAACCCAGTGCACATGATGCCGCTGGTTGAGGTGATTCGTGGCGAGAAGTCCAGCGAAGTGGCCGTTGCCACCACCGTTGCCTACGCCAAGAAAATGGGCAAGAACCCGATCGTGGTCAACGACTGCCCTGGCTTCCTGGTCAACCGCGTGCTGTTCCCGTATTTCGGTGGTTTCGCCAAGCTGCTGGAGTTCGGCGTCGACTTCGTGCGTATCGACAAGATCATGGAGAAGTTCGGCTGGCCCATGGGCCCGGCCTACCTATCCGACGTGGTCGGCATCGACACCGGCCACCACGGCCGCGATGTGATGGCCGAAGGCTTCCCGGATCGTATGGCTGTTGCAGGCAAGACCGCCGTCGACGTGATGTACGAAGCCAATCGCCTGGGCCAGAAGAACGGCAAAGGCTTCTACGCCTACGAAACCGACAAGCGCGGCAAGCCGAAGAAGGTTTCCGATCCGGTTGCCTACGAAGTGCTGAAGTCGATCGTCAAGGAGCAGCGTGAGCTGACCGACGAAGACATCATCAACTTCATGATGATTCCGCTGTGCATGGAAACCGTACGTTGCCTGGAAGATGGCATCGTATCGACCGCTGCAGAGGCCGACATGGGTCTGATTTACGGCATCGGCTTCCCGCCCTTCCGTGGTGGTGCGCTGCGCTACATCGACAGCATCGGCGTGGCCGAATTCGTTGCCATGGCCGACAAGTACACCGACCTGGGCGCGCTGTACCACCCGACCGCCAAGCTTCGCGAAATGGCCAAGAGCGGCCAGAAGTTTTTCGGCTAATTGAGCGAGAGTGAAGAATATGAGCCTGAATCCTAGAGATGCAGTCATTGTCGACTTCGGCCGCACCCCGATGGGTCGCTCCAAGGGTGGCATGCACCGCAATACCCGCGCCGAGGACATGTCGGCGCACCTGATCAGCAAGCTGCTGGAGCGCAACACCAAGGTCGACCCGGCTGAAGTCGAGGACGTGATCTGGGGCTGCGTGAACCAGACCCTGGAGCAGGGCTGGAACATCGCCCGAATGGCGTCGCTGATGACCCAGATCCCCCACACCAGCGCCGGCCAGACCGTCAGCCGCCTGTGCGGTTCGTCCATGAGCGCCCTGCACACTGCCGTGCAGGCCATTCAGACCGGCAACGGCGACGTGTTCGTGGTTGGCGGCGTGGAGCACATGGGCCACGTCGGCATGATGCACGGCGTCGATCCGAACCCGCACCTGTCTCTGTACGCCGCCAAGGCTTCGGGCATGATGGGTCTGACTGCGGAAATGCTCGGCAAGATGCACGGCATCAGCCGTGAAGCCCAGGACCAGTTTGGTGTGCGTTCTCACCAACTGGCCCACAAGGCTACCGTCGAAGGCAAGTTCAAGGATGAAATCATCCCGATGCAGGGCTACGACGAAAACGGCTTCCTGAAAGTGTTCGATTTCGATGAAACCATTCGTCCGGAAACTACCCTGGAAAGCCTTGCCAACCTCAAGCCGGCGTTCAACCCGAAAGGCGGCACCGTGACTGCGGGTACGTCCTCGCAGATCACTGACGGCGCTTCCTGCATGATCGTGATGTCTGCTCAGCGTGCCCAGGACCTCGGCATTCAGCCGATGGCTGTGGTGCGTGCCATGGCGGTAGCCGGTGTCGATCCGGCGATCATGGGTTACGGCCCGGTGCCCTCCACCCAGAAAGCGCTCAAGCGTGCCGGTCTGACCATGGACGACATCGACTTCGTCGAACTCAACGAAGCCTTCGCCGCTCAGGCCCTGCCGGTGCTGAAGGACCTCAAACTCCTCGACAAGATGGAGCAGAAGGTCAACCTGCACGGTGGCGCCATTGCCCTGGGGCATCCGTTCGGCTGCTCCGGTGCCCGTATCTCCGGCACCCTGCTGAACGTGATGAAGCAGAATGGCGGTACGCTGGGTGTGTCCACCATGTGCGTGGGGCTCGGCCAGGGCATCACTACCATCTTCGAGCGCATCTAAGCGCACGAGATGAGAAAACCGGGGCCCAGTGCCCCGGTTTTTGCTTTCATGTGGGAAAGCGGCGCAGGAATTTTCGTGCAAGGGCTGGCTTCGGGCGGAATCACACGGCACCATGCGCAACCTTCGCGGGGGAGCCTGCATTCAACACTGTGAGGCAACCATGAGCCTGCAACCGGGTCTCTATCGTCACTACAAGGGTCAGCAATACCGTGTGATCGGTGTTGCCCGACATTCCGAGACTGAGGAAGAGCTGGTGGTCTACCAGGCTCTCTACGGAGAGTTCGGCCTCTGGGTGCGCCCGCTCAGCATGTTCACCGAAACGGTTCAGGTGAACGGCGAACAGATTGCTCGTTTCGCACTGGTGAGTGCCGAGCCGAATCCCTTTCCGCAGCCCTGACGGCTGTAGGAGCGGCCAGGGGCGCGCTTGACCGCGTCGCATTGGCCACTATATATAGCGGTGCCGCGACGGGCGGCACCCGCCTTTTACATTTTTCATTCAGGAACACACCGATCCATGGGCAAATCGCTGGTCATCGTGGAATCCCCGGCCAAGGCCAAGACCATCAACAAGTACTTGGGTAACCAGTACGTGGTGAAGTCGAGCATCGGCCATATCCGTGACCTGCCTACCAGCGGTTCGGCCAGTGCCAGCAAGGAGCCGGCCAAGCGCGGCAAGGCCGCATCCGAGGCTCCGGCCCTGTCCGCCAAGGAAAAAGCCAAGCGCCAGCTGGTCGCGCGCATGGGTGTGGACCCCGAACACGGCTGGAAGGCCAAGTACGAGATCCTGCCTGGCAAGGAAAAGGTGATCGACGAACTGCGTCGCCTGGCCAAGGATGCCGACACCATCTATCTCGCAACCGACTTGGACCGCGAAGGGGAGGCCATTGCCTGGCACCTGCGGGAATCCATCGGTGGTGATGACAGCCGCTACAAGCGTGTGGTGTTCAACGAAATCACCAAGAAGGCCATTCAGGAAGCCTTCTCGCAGCCTGGCGATCTGGACATCAATCGCGTCAATGCCCAGCAGGCTCGTCGTTTCCTCGACCGGGTCGTGGGCTACATGGTCTCGCCGCTGCTCTGGCAGAAGATCGCCCGCGGCCTGTCTGCCGGCCGTGTGCAGTCGGTCGCGGTAAAGCTGGTCGTTGAGCGTGAGCGTGAGATTCGCGCCTTCGTGCCCGAAGAGTACTGGGAAGTGCATGCCGATCTCGGCACCGCGAAAAACGCCAACGTGCGCTTCGAAGTGATTCGCGAGAACGGTGAGGCCTTCAAGCCGCTGAACGAAGCCCAGGCCATGGCGGCCCTGGAGAAGCTCAAGGCGTCGGCCTATACGGTAGCCAAGCGCGAGGACAAGCCGACTTCCAGTCGTCCTTCCGCACCGTTCATCACTTCCACGCTGCAGCAGGCCGCGAGCAACCGCCTGGGCTTCGGTGTGAAGAAAACCATGATGATGGCCCAGCGTCTCTACGAAGCGGGTTACATCACCTACATGCGTACCGACTCGACCAACCTTTCGGCTGACGCCATTGGTATGGTGCGCGGCTTCATCGAGGGCGAGTTCGGTCAGAAATACCTCCCGGCCAAGCCGAACGTCTATTCCAGCAAGGAAGGTGCCCAGGAGGCGCACGAGGCGATCCGTCCGTCCGATGTCAGCCTGCGGCCGACGCAGTTGTCTGGCATGGAACGCGATGCCGAGCGCTTGTACGACCTGATCTGGCGCCAGTTCGTCGCTTGCCAGATGCCCCCGGCCGAGTACCTGTCCACCAATGTCAGTGTGGCTGCGAGCGGCTTCGAGCTGCGTGCCAAGGGCCGCATCCTCAAGTTCGACGGTTACACCCGCGTATTGCCGCAGCAGAGCAAGCCGGGTGAAGACGACGTGCTGCCGGAAATGAACCAGGGTGAGCTGCTCAAGCTGCTGAAACTCGAGCCCAGCCAGCACTTCACCAAGCCGCCTGCGCGTTACTCCGAAGCCAGCTTGGTCAAGGAGCTGGAGAAGCGCGGTATCGGTCGTCCGTCCACCTATGCGGCGATCATCTCCACCATTCAGGAGCGTGGCTACGTGACGGTGCACAACCGCCGTTTCTACGCCGAGAAGATGGGCGACATCGTTACCGAGCGCTTGAACGAAAGCTTCGCCAACCTGATGGACTACGGCTTTACCGCCGGCATGGAAGAGCATCTGGACGACGTGGCCCAGGGCGACCGCGACTGGAAGCACCTGCTGGACGAGTTCTACGGTGACTTCAAGATGAAGCTGGAGCTGGCCGAAGGCGCTGACAAGGGTATGCGCGCCAATCAGCCGACCCTGACCGATATCGCCTGTCGTGAGTGCGCCCGGCCGATGATGATCCGTACCGCGTCCACTGGCGTCTTCCTCGGGTGCTCGGGCTACAGCCTGCCGCCGAAGGAGCGTTGCAAGGCGACCATCAACCTGGTGCCGGGCGACGAGATCGCTGCGGACGACGAGGGTGAGTCCGAATCCCGCGTACTGCGTGGCAAGCATCGCTGCCCGATCTGTGCTACCGCGATGGATGCGTACCTGCTGGACGAAACCCGCAAACTGCATATCTGCGGCAACAACCCGGATTGCTCGGGCTACGAGATCGAGCAGGGCCAGTACCGCATCAAGGGCTATGAAGGTCCGAGCCTGGAGTGCGACAAGTGCGGCAGCGAGATGCAGCTCAAGACTGGCCGTTTCGGCAAGTTCTTTGGTTGCACCAACGCCAGTTGCAAGAACACTCGCAAGCTGCTGAAAAGCGGTGAGGCCGCGCCGCCGAAGATCGATCCGATCCGCATGCCCGAGCTCAAATGCGAAAAGGTCGACGACATCTACGTGTTGCGCGATGGCGCTTCCGGCTTGTTCCTGGCGGCCAGCCAGTTCCCGAAGAACCGCGAGACTCGTGCGCCGTTGGTGCAGGAGTTGATCCCGCACAAGGATGAACTGGACGCCAAATATCACTACCTGCTCGATGCGCCGAAGAAAGACCCCGAAGGGCGTCCGGCAGTCATCCGCTTTAGTCGAAAGACCAAGGAGCAGTACGTGCAGACCGAAGTCGATGGCAAGCCCACCGGCTGGCGCGCGTTCTTTGATGGCGGCAAGTGGAAGGTCGAGGACAAGCGCTGACCGACTGTAGCGCGCCCGCAGCCGGGCGCGCATATACTGCCCGAGTCACCTGTGGAGGGCGCCCTGATGGCCCATGAGCTGTATACCCGTACCAACCAGAAGCTCTTCTTCGCGGGCTTGTCGCTGGAGTCTTGGCGCAAGGCGGAGGAGGGGCGGGCGATGAATGCCCAGGCGATGGTGCAGTCCGAACGCGAAGCCGCGCTCTTCCACCTCTACGGCGCATTGCTTGGGCTCTGTCACGAGATTGCCGGGTACTACCGCCTGCCAGAGGCCAATGCGCCACGGGTAGAGCTTCTGCTGACGGCGGACGTGCTGGCAGTTGCTCCCAGTCCTGAGTTGGCCGAGCTGGTGGAGCTTGCGCAGCAGGGCGAGACCTGGTTGGCGGAGCTTCTTGCTGCCTATCGCGCGCTCTTCCAGCCGCCCCAGGTGCCGAAGCAGGCAAAGGTTGATCCAGGCCTGCCGCTGATCACTGCGGTCAATGTGGGAGAGGAAATTGCCCCGTTGTCGCGCGAGACGCTGGAGTCTTGGCGGCAAAACCTGAAATCCCTTGCTTTGCGCTTTCGGGAAACCTTGAGCGAGTGCTGATTTGATCGGCGGACTAGGGCGTGATGGCGGCTGGCTGTTACAATAGCCGCCTTTCGTGGAGAACTGAGCTTATGTCTACGTCCTTTCTGGAAATAGTCGAACTGCCTGATGGTCGCATTATCCTGCGCCGGGCTGATGACGAGGAGGCGTTGGTGACGCTGGACTTCTCCTCTGATGCCAAAGCTTTCCTTCAGGGACATCACCTGGAAGTCGCCAAGGCCATGCTGAACGTCGGCGTGCAGATGGCCGGTCGTCTGGCCGAGGGCGACATGGCGCACGACGAAGGTCCTCGCGTCCTGCATTGAAGATGAAACCGAATCTTCGAGTGATTCGGTTACAGTCTGATGTCTACGGGCGCTGCTCGTGGCCTGTTCCCGCTCCCCTTTCTAGCCCAGCAGAATGTTCAAGCTTTGTGCGCTGCCCTGGCGTGCGGCGTGGGCTAGCTGGCGTTTAGCTTTCTGTCCCAGTTGGAGCCAGCTGACGACGGTGTGGCTGCGGCCCAGGCGCAGTGCTTCGCAGGTCAGCTCAAGGGCGCTCTGTTGCCCTCGGGGCTGAAGCAACAGGATGCGTTCACGATTCAGGCCGGACTCACGCAGCCAGTCTCGGGTCAGGCCGGCGGGGGCGCCAATCAGTGTCAGCCAGCGCGCATCTTGTTCTTCGCTCAGCTCGCGCAGCACGGAGGCCAACAGATGGCGGCAGTGCCCGGTCGCACCGCGCAGCGAAAGCTCGCTGAAGGCTTCCGGTTCTTCCTGTTGGGGCTCAACCACCACCTCCGTCAGCATTGGCACCACGGGGTTGGCCAGAATAGCGTCATGGAACAGCGGGAGCTGCGACCGACCAAGCGACTGCGGGAACTGCATAAGGCCTCCTTTAGCGGCGGATTACGCCGACACTCAAACCTTCGATCACCAGGTCTTGTTCATCAAGGTTGACTTCGATTGGGGCGAACTCGGGGTTCTCGGCAATCAGCCAGACCTTGTCACCCTCGCGCTTGAAGCGCTTGACGGTGACGTCGTCACCCAGGCGCGCTACCACCACCTGCCCATTCCGGACCTCACGAGTGCTATGTACTGCAAGCAGGTCGCCGTCATAGATTCCGATGTCCTTCATGGACATGCCGCGAACGCGTAGCAGGTAGTCGGCGCGAGGATGGAAGAAGTCCGGGTTGATGCGGCAGGATTCTTCAATGTTCTGTTGTGCGAGGATGGGGGCGCCGGCGGCGACCCGGCCTATCACAGGCAGCCCGTCTTCGTCGTGGTTGCCGGGCTCGAAGCCGGGGATGCGAATGCCGCGTGAGGCACCGGGGGTCATCTCGATAGCGCCTTTGCGGGCCAGAGCCTTGAGGTGTTCTTCGGCGGCGTTGGGCGATTTGAAGCCGAGTTGCTGCGCAATCTCTGCGCGGGTAGGGGGAAAGCCATTGTCTTCAAGGCAGCGCTTGATGAATGCGAGAATCTCGGCTTGGCGGGGCGTCAGTTTCAGCATGGCGGCGCTCTGTCTTTTTATACAGTGACTGGGATTATATACAGTGATCCGTCCTTGGCAACGCTTCTTTTCAAGTGAGGGGCGAACAGGCGGGCTTGCTGGGGGAGGTCGCTTCTTCCAGGGCAGTGATGGCGGGGCGGGTGACCGTTGCGTCAGATAATGGTGAGCACGGCTTGACAGGGCAGCCGGCTGAAACGTATGTTTCAAACAAGTGTTTGTCAGGCGGAGGAGCCATGGCCCAGTCGGAAACCGTTGAACGCATTCTGGATGCTGCGGAACAGCTGTTCGCGGAGAAAGGCTTTGCCGAGACTTCGTTGCGCCTGATCACCAGCAAGGCCGGGGTGAACCTGGCGGCAGTGAACTACCACTTCGGATCTAAGAAGGCGCTGATCCAGGCGGTCTTCTCGCGCTTCCTCGGTCCGTTCTGCCAGAGCTTGGAGCGTGAGCTGGACAGGCGCCAGACCAAGGCGGAAAGCAAGGCCAGCCTTGAAGAGCTGCTGGAAATGCTCGTCGAACAGTCGCTGGCAGTCAAACCCCGAAGCGGCAATGATCTGTCAATTTTCATGCGACTGCTCGGGCTCGCATTCAGTCAGAGCCAGGGACACCTGCGCAAGTACCTTGAAGAGGTTTACGGCAAGGTCTTTCGTCGCTACATGCTGCTGGTCAACGAGTCGGCCCCGAAAGTACCTCCACTGGAGCTGTTCTGGCGCGTGCATTTCATGCTCGGTGCTGCCGCATTCAGCATGTCCGGTATCAAGGCGCTGCGGGCTATGGCGGAAAATGACTTCGGTGTTAATACCTCCATTGAGCAGGTCATGCGCCTGATGGTGCCCTTCCTGGCTGCCGGCATGCGAGCTGAAACGGGGGTCACCGACGAAACATTGGCCAGTGCCGTTCTCAAGCCCCGTAGCAAGACTCCCGCAGTGCCCGCCAAGGCTTAAAACGATGGGCGCAGGCAGGCTGATCGGCTAAGCTTGCGGCCCATGCAAACCCTCGATCTCCTGCATATCTCCATTGCCGACCAGCAGCTCTACGGCTTTGCCGATGGGCGGCTGGTGCTGCGCATGCCCGTGTCTACAGCGCTGAACGGCGCGGGCGAAACCAGTGGTTCCAACTGCACTCCCCGCGGCCTGCATCAGGTGCGTGCGCGCATCGGGGAGGGGCTGCCTCTCGGTGCGGTGCTGCGTGGCCGACGTTGGACTGGCGAAGTCTGGAACGCCGAGCTACATGAGTGCTTCCCTGGGCGTGACTGGATCCTCAGCCGCATCCTCTGGTTGAGCGGTCGCGAGCCTGGGCGCAATCGGTTGGGCAACGTGGACAGCTTCCGTCGCTATATCTATTTGCACGGTACGCCGGACAGCGAGCCCATGGGAGTACCCCGTTCCCATGGGTGCATTCGTCTGCGCAATGCCGATGTGCTGGAACTCTTCGACCGGGTACCCGTCCACTGTGCGGTACGCATAGACGAAGCGCCGTGCCCTGTCTGGGCGGCGGCTGAACTCTCCTAAGGATTTTCCATGCAAGGTTCCTTGATGCTGGATGTCGGCGGCACCTGGCTGAGCGCTGAGGATCGACAGATCCTCCGTCAGCCGGAAGTCGCCGGTCTGATCATTTTTGCCCGCAATATCGAGAGCCCCCGGCAGGTTCGAGAACTCTGCGCGTCTATCCGCGCTGTGCGTCCTGACCTGATTCTTGCTGTCGACCAGGAAGGTGGGCGCGTGCAACGTCTGCGACAGGGCTTTCTGCGCCTGCCGGCCATGCGAGCCCTGGCCGACAACGACAATGCCGAGCACCTGGCCGAGCAATGCGGCTGGCTGATGGCGACGGAAGTATTGGCAGTTGGCCTGGATATCAGCTTCGCGCCGGTGCTGGATCTCGATCACCAGCGCAGCGCCGTGGTTGGCAGTCGTGCCTTCGAGGGAGATCCGGAACGCGCCGCGCGCCTGGCCGGCGCCTTCATTCGTGGCCTGCGCCAGGCCGGTATGGCTGCCACCGGCAAGCACTTCCCTGGCCATGGCTGGGCGGAGGCCGACTCTCATGTGGCTATCCCGACAGACGAGCGTAGCCTCGAGCAGATTCGCGCAAGCGACCTGGTTCCCTTTACCCGGCTTGCGTCGCAACTGGATGGCATGATGCCGGCCCACGTCATCTATCCGCAGGTGGACAACCAGCCCGCCGGCTTCTCCCGGCGCTGGTTGCAGGACATCCTGCGTGGCGAACTGCAATTTTCCGGTGTCATCTTCAGTGATGACCTGTCCATGGCTGGCGCCCACGTGGTGGGCGACGCTGCCGAGCGTATCGAAGC comes from the Pseudomonas sp. TCU-HL1 genome and includes:
- the lexA gene encoding transcriptional repressor LexA, which translates into the protein MLKLTPRQAEILAFIKRCLEDNGFPPTRAEIAQQLGFKSPNAAEEHLKALARKGAIEMTPGASRGIRIPGFEPGNHDEDGLPVIGRVAAGAPILAQQNIEESCRINPDFFHPRADYLLRVRGMSMKDIGIYDGDLLAVHSTREVRNGQVVVARLGDDVTVKRFKREGDKVWLIAENPEFAPIEVNLDEQDLVIEGLSVGVIRR
- the nagZ gene encoding beta-N-acetylhexosaminidase: MQGSLMLDVGGTWLSAEDRQILRQPEVAGLIIFARNIESPRQVRELCASIRAVRPDLILAVDQEGGRVQRLRQGFLRLPAMRALADNDNAEHLAEQCGWLMATEVLAVGLDISFAPVLDLDHQRSAVVGSRAFEGDPERAARLAGAFIRGLRQAGMAATGKHFPGHGWAEADSHVAIPTDERSLEQIRASDLVPFTRLASQLDGMMPAHVIYPQVDNQPAGFSRRWLQDILRGELQFSGVIFSDDLSMAGAHVVGDAAERIEAALSAGCDMGLVCNDRASAELALERLQRLGVTPPASLARMRRRAFPGTEYRQDPRWLQAVADLREAQLID
- a CDS encoding DUF6586 family protein encodes the protein MAHELYTRTNQKLFFAGLSLESWRKAEEGRAMNAQAMVQSEREAALFHLYGALLGLCHEIAGYYRLPEANAPRVELLLTADVLAVAPSPELAELVELAQQGETWLAELLAAYRALFQPPQVPKQAKVDPGLPLITAVNVGEEIAPLSRETLESWRQNLKSLALRFRETLSEC
- the fadB gene encoding fatty acid oxidation complex subunit alpha FadB, translating into MIYEGKAITVKALEGGIVELKFDLKGESVNKFNRLTLNELRDAVAAIKADASVKGVIVSSGKDVFIVGADITEFVDNFKLPDEELVAGNLEANKIFSAFEDLEVPTVVAINGIALGGGLEMCLAADYRVMSTVAKIGLPEVKLGIYPGFGGTVRLPRLIGTDNAIEWIASGKENKAEDALKVGAVDAVVAPELLQAGALDLVKRAIAGELDFKAKRQPKLEKLKLNAIEQMMAFETAKGFVAGQAGPNYPAPVEAIKTIQKAANFGRDKALEVEAAGFVKLAKTSVAASLIGLFLNDQELKKKAKHHDEIARDVKLAAVLGAGIMGGGIAYQSASRGTPILMKDIREEGIQMGLKEASKLLGKRVEKGRMKPEKMAEALNAIRPTMSYGDFGHVDIVVEAVVENPKVKHAVLAEVEGFVREDAIIASNTSTISISYLAQALKRPENFVGMHFFNPVHMMPLVEVIRGEKSSEVAVATTVAYAKKMGKNPIVVNDCPGFLVNRVLFPYFGGFAKLLEFGVDFVRIDKIMEKFGWPMGPAYLSDVVGIDTGHHGRDVMAEGFPDRMAVAGKTAVDVMYEANRLGQKNGKGFYAYETDKRGKPKKVSDPVAYEVLKSIVKEQRELTDEDIINFMMIPLCMETVRCLEDGIVSTAAEADMGLIYGIGFPPFRGGALRYIDSIGVAEFVAMADKYTDLGALYHPTAKLREMAKSGQKFFG
- the fadA gene encoding acetyl-CoA C-acyltransferase FadA, producing MSLNPRDAVIVDFGRTPMGRSKGGMHRNTRAEDMSAHLISKLLERNTKVDPAEVEDVIWGCVNQTLEQGWNIARMASLMTQIPHTSAGQTVSRLCGSSMSALHTAVQAIQTGNGDVFVVGGVEHMGHVGMMHGVDPNPHLSLYAAKASGMMGLTAEMLGKMHGISREAQDQFGVRSHQLAHKATVEGKFKDEIIPMQGYDENGFLKVFDFDETIRPETTLESLANLKPAFNPKGGTVTAGTSSQITDGASCMIVMSAQRAQDLGIQPMAVVRAMAVAGVDPAIMGYGPVPSTQKALKRAGLTMDDIDFVELNEAFAAQALPVLKDLKLLDKMEQKVNLHGGAIALGHPFGCSGARISGTLLNVMKQNGGTLGVSTMCVGLGQGITTIFERI
- a CDS encoding L,D-transpeptidase; this translates as MQTLDLLHISIADQQLYGFADGRLVLRMPVSTALNGAGETSGSNCTPRGLHQVRARIGEGLPLGAVLRGRRWTGEVWNAELHECFPGRDWILSRILWLSGREPGRNRLGNVDSFRRYIYLHGTPDSEPMGVPRSHGCIRLRNADVLELFDRVPVHCAVRIDEAPCPVWAAAELS
- a CDS encoding DUF1653 domain-containing protein, with product MSLQPGLYRHYKGQQYRVIGVARHSETEEELVVYQALYGEFGLWVRPLSMFTETVQVNGEQIARFALVSAEPNPFPQP
- the sulA gene encoding SOS-induced cell division inhibitor SulA, whose product is MQFPQSLGRSQLPLFHDAILANPVVPMLTEVVVEPQQEEPEAFSELSLRGATGHCRHLLASVLRELSEEQDARWLTLIGAPAGLTRDWLRESGLNRERILLLQPRGQQSALELTCEALRLGRSHTVVSWLQLGQKAKRQLAHAARQGSAQSLNILLG
- the topA gene encoding type I DNA topoisomerase, giving the protein MGKSLVIVESPAKAKTINKYLGNQYVVKSSIGHIRDLPTSGSASASKEPAKRGKAASEAPALSAKEKAKRQLVARMGVDPEHGWKAKYEILPGKEKVIDELRRLAKDADTIYLATDLDREGEAIAWHLRESIGGDDSRYKRVVFNEITKKAIQEAFSQPGDLDINRVNAQQARRFLDRVVGYMVSPLLWQKIARGLSAGRVQSVAVKLVVEREREIRAFVPEEYWEVHADLGTAKNANVRFEVIRENGEAFKPLNEAQAMAALEKLKASAYTVAKREDKPTSSRPSAPFITSTLQQAASNRLGFGVKKTMMMAQRLYEAGYITYMRTDSTNLSADAIGMVRGFIEGEFGQKYLPAKPNVYSSKEGAQEAHEAIRPSDVSLRPTQLSGMERDAERLYDLIWRQFVACQMPPAEYLSTNVSVAASGFELRAKGRILKFDGYTRVLPQQSKPGEDDVLPEMNQGELLKLLKLEPSQHFTKPPARYSEASLVKELEKRGIGRPSTYAAIISTIQERGYVTVHNRRFYAEKMGDIVTERLNESFANLMDYGFTAGMEEHLDDVAQGDRDWKHLLDEFYGDFKMKLELAEGADKGMRANQPTLTDIACRECARPMMIRTASTGVFLGCSGYSLPPKERCKATINLVPGDEIAADDEGESESRVLRGKHRCPICATAMDAYLLDETRKLHICGNNPDCSGYEIEQGQYRIKGYEGPSLECDKCGSEMQLKTGRFGKFFGCTNASCKNTRKLLKSGEAAPPKIDPIRMPELKCEKVDDIYVLRDGASGLFLAASQFPKNRETRAPLVQELIPHKDELDAKYHYLLDAPKKDPEGRPAVIRFSRKTKEQYVQTEVDGKPTGWRAFFDGGKWKVEDKR
- a CDS encoding TetR/AcrR family transcriptional regulator, with amino-acid sequence MAQSETVERILDAAEQLFAEKGFAETSLRLITSKAGVNLAAVNYHFGSKKALIQAVFSRFLGPFCQSLERELDRRQTKAESKASLEELLEMLVEQSLAVKPRSGNDLSIFMRLLGLAFSQSQGHLRKYLEEVYGKVFRRYMLLVNESAPKVPPLELFWRVHFMLGAAAFSMSGIKALRAMAENDFGVNTSIEQVMRLMVPFLAAGMRAETGVTDETLASAVLKPRSKTPAVPAKA